One part of the Streptomyces sp. AM 2-1-1 genome encodes these proteins:
- a CDS encoding DUF3618 domain-containing protein produces MSDTRTPAQIEADIISRRKQLAVVLDEIGVRVHPKTIIGDAKAMVAEKVDRTAGRAYVAVNRSVSDVKARFVSPDGSPRLERVVPVALLAVGVVGLLAVSTRRGKSGRRRR; encoded by the coding sequence GTGTCGGATACGAGGACCCCTGCGCAGATCGAGGCGGACATCATCAGCAGGCGCAAGCAGCTGGCGGTGGTCCTCGACGAGATCGGGGTGCGGGTGCACCCGAAGACGATCATCGGTGACGCGAAGGCCATGGTCGCCGAGAAGGTGGACCGCACGGCGGGCCGCGCGTACGTGGCGGTGAACCGTTCGGTCTCGGACGTGAAGGCGCGGTTCGTGTCGCCGGACGGTTCGCCCCGGCTGGAGCGGGTGGTGCCGGTGGCGCTGCTCGCGGTCGGCGTGGTCGGTCTGCTGGCCGTGTCGACCCGGCGCGGCAAGAGCGGCCGGCGCCGGAGGTAG
- a CDS encoding co-chaperone GroES, protein MSDNTQDDKLPIRMLHDRVLVRSDSPEGERRSGGGILIPATAAVGRRLAWARVVAVGQNVRTVEPGDRVLYDPEDRAEVEVRSVAYVLMRERDLHAVAADRFEGSVDSTGLYL, encoded by the coding sequence GTGAGCGACAACACCCAGGACGACAAGCTGCCCATCCGCATGCTGCACGACCGTGTGCTGGTCCGGTCCGATTCGCCCGAGGGCGAGCGCCGGTCCGGCGGCGGCATCCTCATTCCGGCGACGGCGGCGGTGGGCCGCCGGCTGGCCTGGGCGAGGGTGGTGGCCGTGGGCCAGAACGTGCGGACGGTCGAGCCCGGGGACCGGGTGCTGTACGACCCCGAGGACCGCGCCGAGGTCGAGGTGCGGAGCGTGGCGTACGTACTGATGCGGGAGCGCGATCTGCACGCGGTGGCGGCCGACCGGTTCGAGGGCTCGGTCGATTCGACGGGGCTCTACCTGTAG
- a CDS encoding multidrug efflux SMR transporter has translation MAWVLLIIAGLLEVGWSIGMKYAEGFTRLWPSVFTVLGIVASMLLLAQAARTLPIGTAYGVWVGIGAAGAAVLGMVVLHEPVTAARIFFVCLLLVAVVGLKATSGH, from the coding sequence ATGGCCTGGGTTCTTCTCATCATCGCAGGACTGCTCGAAGTGGGCTGGTCGATCGGTATGAAGTACGCGGAGGGGTTCACCCGGCTGTGGCCGAGCGTGTTCACCGTCCTCGGGATCGTGGCCAGCATGCTGTTGCTGGCGCAGGCGGCGAGGACGCTGCCCATCGGTACGGCGTACGGCGTGTGGGTGGGGATCGGGGCCGCCGGCGCGGCGGTGCTCGGGATGGTGGTGCTCCACGAGCCGGTGACCGCCGCGCGGATCTTCTTCGTCTGCCTGTTGCTGGTCGCCGTGGTGGGGCTGAAGGCGACGTCGGGTCACTGA